A window of the Chanodichthys erythropterus isolate Z2021 chromosome 21, ASM2448905v1, whole genome shotgun sequence genome harbors these coding sequences:
- the lyl1 gene encoding protein lyl-1 translates to MMEKNESPVSPSSASPSVLQRVSPARTGSPEANVTRDADTIAAATEPEATGAETDPTTPPRRSPPAASTVSSSSSCSTSIPPNIPVISLAHSKPPLPPLPMLATPLTALHPAPNLPHGPAELRLAQLSSLSGAGPPTALLPPPFLQTHPFISSSFLGPSGSFGIFSNARVKRRPSAHFELDLNDGPPQKLARRVFTNSRERWRQQNVNGAFSELRKLIPTHPPDKKLSKNEILRLAMKYINFLVQLLNDQTSDQACKSTTDGVAEGQDGRKDESEDLGNGSSPSCKNRDSMDSMMASSGSSCYGDTDSEESSGPRTCGIETKHSGITEKVQEQILAVTASSYQR, encoded by the exons ATGATGGAGAAAAACGAGTCGCCCGTCTCGCCCTCCTCAGCATCTCCATCTGTCCTCCAGCGTGTCAGTCCTGCTCGCACAGGCTCTCCTGAAGCTAATGTGACTCGTGATGCAGACACAATTGCTGCCGCAACTGAACCCGAGGCTACTGGAGCTGAGACGGATCCGACGACACCTCCCCGGCGAAGTCCCCCAGCCGCATCCACAGTCTCCAGCAGCTCATCCTGCTCGACGTCCATCCCTCCCAACATCCCGGTCATCAGCCTGGCTCACAGCAAACCCCCCTTGCCACCTCTCCCCATGCTGGCGACCCCGCTGACAGCCCTGCACCCCGCACCGAACCTCCCGCACGGCCCTGCAGAGCTGCGGCTGGCCCAACTGTCCTCGCTGTCCGGCGCTGGACCCCCCACTGCCCTCCTGCCTCCACCCTTCCTGCAGACGCACCCCTTCATCAGCAG CTCTTTCCTCGGACCATCTGGAAGCTTTGGGATCTTCAGTAATGCTCGTGTGAAGAGACGCCCGTCCGCACACTTCGAACTGGATCTCAATGACG GTCCTCCTCAGAAGTTGGCTCGACGCGTCTTCACCAACAGCCGTGAGCGCTGGCGGCAGCAGAACGTAAACGGCGCTTTTTCTGAGCTTCGTAAACTCATCCCGACACACCCGCCCGACAAGAAGCTCAGCAAGAACGAGATACTGCGACTCGCCATGAAGTACATCAACTTCCTCGTCCAGCTGCTGAACGACCAGACGAGCGATCAGGCGTGTAAAAGCACGACGGACGGTGTGGCAGAGGGTCAGGATGGGAGGAAAGACGAAAGCGAGGATTTGGGAAACGGCAGCTCACCGTCTTGCAAAAACAGAGACTCCATGGACTCCATGATGGCGTCGTCTGGCTCCAGCTGCTACGGCGACACGGACAGCGAGGAGAGCTCGGGTCCTCGAACCTGCGGCATTGAGACGAAACATAGCGGGATCACAGAGAAGGTTCAGGAACAGATACTAGCGGTCACAGCAAGCAGTTACCAGCGGTGA